TCGCTAAAATAATAATGGACAAACAAGATGGAGGTTTAACTGCATGCCTGTATTCGTTATATTTATCGTTTTATCTATTTCATTTTATTTATTTTATAAAATAAAATACTTCAGAACAAAAAGGCCGATTGAACGTCAGTGGATATCTGCTAAATCTAGTATGGCACTTGGTACCTTCGTTTTATTATTTGCAATTAACCAGCTAATATTATTCCCAACAACGATTACATTCATTGTTGGAACGATATTGATATTGTTTGGTGGAGGTAGTATTTGGGCAGGGTATCGAGCGTATAAATATTTTTTACCACTAGCGATTAAAGAAGCTGAAGAACTTAAATAAAGGATGAAAGCGGAGATAGCATATCTCCGCTTCTGTTATTACTTGGACGAT
This window of the Bacillus sp. SM2101 genome carries:
- a CDS encoding YtpI family protein, which encodes MPVFVIFIVLSISFYLFYKIKYFRTKRPIERQWISAKSSMALGTFVLLFAINQLILFPTTITFIVGTILILFGGGSIWAGYRAYKYFLPLAIKEAEELK